The Periophthalmus magnuspinnatus isolate fPerMag1 chromosome 17, fPerMag1.2.pri, whole genome shotgun sequence sequence CTGGCTGCCTGAGGGAGCATCATGAGTCTCAGCACTGGTGTTGAGGAGGGTTTTGTACTGGTTCCAAAAACTAGCAGAACTCCTTGTGGCAGGAACATTCAAGGAGCTCACTGAAGTTTTAACTGTATCAGAGCTAGAGCGGCTGCTGCGCGCTGATGGCCGTGTTTTTGAATACACTCCATGATGTTTCATGTGACCCTTGAATAAACAATTATGAGCAGTTATGTTTATGCAAAATACAAGCAACAAAGtagtacaaaatatatttttttaccttcAGGCCACTGCGGCTGGCATATTCTTTCCCACATTCTGCACAACAGTACGTCTTCTTCTCTGGACGAGACATAGGGGAGGGGAGTGTTGGAGTTAGGCTTATGGGCACATCCACTGCTTCACCAAACTCCACAGTGTCTTCCTTTTCATAAGATCCATAATTAAAgtgcttttgtgtttctttaatAAAAGCAGAAGCTGGTGGACTGTTTACCTCACCACCAGTTGGATCTACTGTCTCCAAAGCAGATGGTGTTTTTGGATCTTTATCAGACAAGTAGTCCTGCTTTGGAGTTCCAGATTTGGAAATATTGTCTTTCTCAACTTTTGCAGGTTCTGGAGATTTGGAATCTGACAGAATCTGCGGTGTATTTACAAGAGATGTTTCTTGACTCTGAGTTGGGTCAGGCGTTAAGCATGCCAAAGTCTCACAGATGTTTTCAATGGAAGATCCTGCACATGGGAAGATATCAGAGGACGTAGATGCCTCAGCTTCTTCCAAATCCATGAGGGACTCTATGGTCTCTGCTGTTGAAGACATGGTGCTTTTTGCAACACAAGGTTCTGGTGACGCATTAGAGAGAGATGCCTGAGACTCAGTGTTAGTCTGAGGATCACTAACTCCTGTGCCTTCTTCTGTTTGCTGGTCATCTGATGGGAGCAAGCTACTGGTTTGATCCACACTTCTTGGTGGTGTGGGTTCTGTACAGGGACCTGAAGGTGACTCAGAAATGGGCAGTGTGGTGAGGCGAGGACTTGCAGATGCAGAACCGCACTCGTCTTTTGATTTTGTATCATGAGTAACACTGACAGAGAGGGCTGCAGAGGTCTGATTTTGTGAATTTAAAACTGGGCCCTTTGGGAGGTCATTCTCAAAAAAAGGTGCTTTGCTTGTGCCTGGTTCAGTAGACTGGCTCTGGCTTTGTGTCaatgctttattattacacTGCTCTGAGGTTTGAGCTGTGGGATCATCTGAACTACCTGGGGGCAGCTGCCCACCAAGATGCATGCGTATGTGGTGTTGAAGTACAAGAGCATTGGTGAACTTGCGTTGGCATAACGGACAGGAGTTCTGGAGACGGGCATTGGCTGGTCGAGCATGGTGTGTCGCCAAATGAGACCGCAGACTGCCTTTGGTAGAGAAGGATCGGCCACATAACTTACAAGGAAATGGTCGCTCACCAAGATGTGTAGCCTGGTGTAAGCGCAGTGCGCGTGGACAACTCATAACTCTTAAACAAACACCACACTGATTGGCCACTAAATTGCTAGTCAGCCCAATCATATTGTATGATGAGAGCTGGCCTCCTGCTAAATTGTTTGATCCATTTGCACTCAGTCCAAGAGCTGCAACTACATTATGTGCTAAGTTTGAGACTGAAGTATCAACTAATGCTGAGGATGTTGGGGATGCCATTACATAAGTTGTTGAGGTGCTAGCATTTGTGAAACAACAGCTGGGTAAACCTGATGAGGTAACTGTACTGCTAGATGGCACCCATAAAGATGAGGTTTGAGAAGACACTTTTTCTAGTTTCTCCACCAGTCTTTGCAACTTGGATGTTTCAGATGTAGGTGTTGAAGTGGGGATTGATGAAGACAGAGAGCATTGTGCAGTGGTAGATGGACACGATGGTCTCTCTAAAGACGAAGATGTAAATGCAATTGGAGGATGACTAGTCGAGGTGAGGTGGTGCAGGTTTGGATTTGTAGGAATTGGAGAGCGCAgaaaccctaaagcaggatgaCTAAAAATGGAGGCAGCAGGTGAAGAGGACACAGATGGAAAAAGGAGCTTGGAATGTTGGGCTAGTTGGGAGTACGAACCAGGAGAAAGAACAGGGACATGAGGAGGGGTATTTTCATCAAAATGCTGTTGCTTTGAACTTTTGAATACTCCCGTGAGTGTAGAGGGTGAAACCAGTGGAGGGttggagaagagggaggaagataGAGCAGAGGAGGTCGAAGAGGAGGCAGCTGTTGAGCTAGGTGTTATTGAGGCTACAGCAGCTGCTGCTCTGTTAAGCTGTAACAAAGATTGTGATAATAAAGCCAGGTCCACAGTAGGAGGAAGAGGCAAGGACGAAGGAGTAGATTTTTCTGTTCCCCCTCCTGATAAAGCAGTACTTGTACCACTGACCTCTGGCCCTTCTTCAAATCTTTTTCTCATCTTCTGGCTATTCCCACTGTTCAAGGTCTGTCCAATGTCCAAACCCCCACTACTCCCTAATGCCATTCCAAACAAAGAAGGAGGAagtagtgaaagtgaaagttctGGGTTCTGCTCTCGATGGCGAAGGAAGTGCACCTTTAGGTTTCCTCTTGTGGTGAAGCGGCTGAAGCAGACTGGACACTGGAAAGGAcgttcacctgtgtgtgagcGCAGATGTATCTGCAGGGCTGAGTCACTGCTGAAGGATTTGCCACAAAAACGACAAACATGCAGAAGGCGGCCAGAAGAGGTAGAGGCAGAGTCTGCCTCAGAGGGTAACTGCTGGGTGTGCTGACTATTAGAAATTGATTGAGGCATTGAGTTTCTTGAGGATAAACCACTTAATGGGGTTGTATTTGAGGACTTCTCATGAAGATGACGACTGGGCATAGCTAAAGAGAGGGCCAATGGAAATGTTGGGGAAGCCATTGGAGAAGGAGACTGGGCAGTTGATTGAGGAGTAACTTTAGGAAAGCCATAAGCCCCAGCACTCCCACTGGAGCCTTCAACTGTAGGTTTATGCGGCTGAAGGATTTGCGATAAGGAACTGCTTTGTTTGGAGGGGGTGTTAGTTGACTGCGTgggaagaagggaggagaagcATGCCAgcagaggagccacagaggTGGATGGTTGAGTTCCAGATGATGTAACTGCAGGGCTCGGTGCACGCTTGTCTCCTTCCAGACAGAGTTGAGGAAGTGTTGATAAAGAATGTTGGGAGGGTGTTTCTATATTGTAGGAGGCACCACCCAATCGAAGCACTTGTCTACAGATCTCCTCCGTTATCTGCATCTGGTGAATTTGCCTTTGCTGCAGCACCCGCAGCTCTTCCAGAATTAGGGCAATACTGAGTTGCATTCGAGGTGGTGCAGCTGCTGCAGATGTCACTCCTGGGCTTGGGACAGGAGTAACAGGACTGGGCGGTCCCTCAGGAACACGGCTTGGGCTCCCAGGATGCAATGGAGGACATAAGGAGGCACATggtgatgatgaagaggaggttgTGGTGGCTGATAGCCCCAACTTCGGAGAAGCCATCTGTGAATTAAAGAAGATTTCTTTTAGGGAAGAGGTGAAGGAGATGGGGGGCTTAAGAATCTCTGGTGTGAAAATAAGAGGCAGTTTTTCGAGAGGTTGACTTTTACAGCAGgtctctgttgttgtttctgtgaTGCAAACACTGTAGGGTCTTTTATGAGATAGACTAGAATCACAGGGAAGCTGAGGTCTTTGCAGCGTGAAGGATGAGGCCAAAGAAGCGTCTGGGGTAAACAATGAAGAGTGTGACTTCACTGCCAATGGAGtatctaaaaaaacaacaaataaattacattaaccattacaaatgaaaaaacaaattataattacagttataattttaataacaacaacaactcttTTTCCCTTTGTCCTCCCATCCTGTCTGCTTGGCCCTGGGACCACAGATGTGTAGACAGAAACACTTGCACTCAAAAATACAAAGCTttaaactataatgaaaagacaAACTGCTTCCAGGACAACAAGCCCTCAATCCAATCTTAACTAAATCAGCATCCATTTGCTTAAGAACGAACAGTGTGAAATATTTGTAGGAAACATGGCCAAAGAGAATACAACTGGGCTGACACACACTATGCATAAACTAAGCACACACCAAGTAAATCAAGTAACTAGAGGGGGTGCATTGACCAGTCAGCATATGCTTCAATGCCTAGCCACAAAGCTTTCAGGTTATATTAGTATTGAGGATAATCATCATCTTAAAATCTTAACAATTTTATAGTGTTTTACTTTTATCAAATGAATTTGCAACAGTAACATCAACACAACTTTAACCTGTATCAGTAGTCAATGccattttactcttaaagtaaaaaaaaaaatgtagttgataaatctttgtaaaataaagcctgaaaacaaataaatcattgGTCTTTAGTAATATAACTTTCTATAGTCTATTTCTCACCATTCTCTGGTATCCGACTGGCAGCAGAGGTCAGGTACAAAAACTGCTGGGGTTGTTTCTGTTTCCGACGGGACATGCCTCTGCAGGACTGGACCCACGCAGGGTACCACTGGCCAGCAAGCAACCTTAATTTTGTCTATCTGGACACCAAAAAGTAGGTAACTAAATTaataaaagttaacaaaaaTAAGTATATCTATGAAATGCAACATCCCACTCAGAAAAATGTGTCCACATTAGtggcacaaaaaaataaataaataaaaaattaagttTGAGCATACTGAAGACGAAATAGCCAGTTGACATGTGTGACAGTGTCTCTCAACAAGTCTCccttttcacaaatttcaccATTggctctctttccctttctctctttcattaCACACAGCTCACTTGTTCATCCACTACTTTACATTCAAATGGCGAGTGCATGCTCCTTCTTTTGAGCCAAGTGTCCCCTGCCTTTAAATGAAAGCCTATTGCAATGAACTTCATCACCTAAAAATCCTTTCCTGATTTAACATGACTCCCACAAGTAATTTGTGGATGTGTAGCTTTAATGGGAGGGTCAGCACCAGTCCACTTCAATGTgcttaaaaatacttaaatcttcctaacataacataaaatataGTTATGCATGTCAGTGATGATGTGGGGAGGCCTGTGACAATCGGAGTTAGCCCAACAGTGTCTTGAATTAGGTGGAATTTTGGTATTTGCAACAATGGTAAGGAAGCACCACAGCTGAGTGCACATCACCCTCTCGGAGCCTCACCAACACATAAGTCCAGTGACTGAACACAATGCCCTCTTTTTACCCACATCTCACTGCTTAACACGTGCTGTAAAAGCCCACACTATGGAGGCAGGACCCTATACCTCTGCTATAATCGCTGATTATTATAGCCTATTGATCTCCATGAGATCATAGTCATTTCTGTTTCACATATatctatataaaatgtaatttggGATAATAATGGTGGCATGAATATAATTGTGTACGTAATAATGATAGTATGTTGTTTGTAACAGGATTATACTCCTATAATAGACCTAAAAAAATACTTGCAGCTATCTACGATTGGATTCATATTAGTGTACAATTTTTAAGAATAAAATGGTGTTCCATGTTCTTTTTTCAGTAATCAATCCAGGTCTTTTGTGAATTAATTATCAATCATGTAGGcctaattattaattaaaattaaatgatcATGTGCCCTAGAGCAATCAGCGCAACTGTAGTCTACACTTTAcgttcacaaaaaaaacaaaaaaaaaaccaacaatcATACAGTAAATTTTGTACAGCTTTTTATGTTAGGACTaagttttagtatttttgtcGTGCCATTTTGTCTGTAGGCTTCAGATGCCTTCGACGCCTGACCTTAGTTTTGATCACTGTAGGCGCGCTCCAACGAGATACTGTACTGCGTCTGCGACCTGTTGCGCGCGAGGCGCGCTCCCATATCATAACAAGTTATGATTCATAAAATTATGACTCCTCGCAAATGCAATCCCGGATGTGCTTTTCCCCAATAGACCACCGTCGTCGATTTGACCACCTTAAACATAAGATCATAACACTCACCATATCGAAAACGATGATCTTTGGTAAAAAATATTCGTGGCAAAGGGTCAAAAAGCAGACGAGGTGGTGTGATCCGTCTCTCAGCCGGGACACTGGCGCTGCATTTCCCTGTTCACTCCCTGGGATGCGCAGTCGGACAACCGCATTTTCTGGTTCAATTATTTATCTCCGTCTCCAATAGCTGTTTTAAACCACTCGGGGGACAAAGGATTTGTATGTCTGGATGTTTTACCTTATGTGCACCTGTAAGAAAGCGAGACCGTACATCAGGCTATAAGCTaacccagcagcagcagctaatCGTAGGGATGGGGGTGGTGGGGGGGTGTTCTTTTCCACCACTCCCCGTTTTTGTGTTTGAGGGCCCGCTCCTGTTCAGCCTGTCTGTTTCCTCTGCGGTACCGTCTGTCCGTCTGTCGGTCGGTAGCTGTCTGTCTGTTATAATTAATGGCCCTCTCCGCCAGACGGTCCTGTGGGAGATGGTGGCCACGATGCTGTGTGCATCTCACATAAGAGAGACCTCTCTTGCGCGAACTGCTCTGTTCAAGCACAGGGTTACTATGTCATCTCGTACATTCTAGTCTTTCTTAATAgtgcttttatatttattaaactTGGCCCCGTCAATAGTCCTTTTTCAAAGGATTGTAATTAGTTGTCTTAACATTTCCCTAGAGCCATAATATCGGACTGAACAGCGACAGCTACGAGTCTATATTTATGTAAGTGCCATCATGTGAAGGCCTGTTCTATTAAATTGTACTGACACATTCCTGAGTTCTTTACTTTCCACACCAGTCTGTAGGGGGCGGTGTCTTGAAACATCTGCATGCTTTACTGGTGTGGCCCAACATCGCTTTGGTGTGCAAAGGAACAATGAGCATCATTGGTCGATATTTTACAGGTTGCTGATTTTTTGCCTTTCATTTTATTCAAACTCAGTGAAGGAAAGTTATTAATTGCTTGCTTTGGAGTGGGGTTACTTGAAGCTATTATTTTGCCAATCAGTTAATCAGATGATTATTGTTTGTTTGATGAATCTATAATTAATCAGATTGCAAAATGTGAGAGAGATCATGAgagattttttcccccattacacattatttatttatttatttttcaataattgACTGCTTTAGAGTAGGGAGATTGAGATTGATTTCTCATATAATGTGGCAGTGGTTTATgatcatgtgatttttttgtgtccATTGTCTTGGCAGAAGCGGACACCAGGATGTAGAGACTTCCTACAGGATTAACTCCCTAAGCACTCCAGTGCTGCTTAGCAATGGCCAAGGAGTCACAGCGCTGGGTCATCAACAGGTaatatgcttttgtttttgcagtgatcTTTAACAAACAGATTATATGAGGAAAATGAGCTGATACAAATTTGGGTTGTACTAACGCATACAAATCCTATGGGTGAACTCAGGCCAATGTGCAGTCAGTCTGGGATAATCTCCTGATCCCTTGGCTAATAATACTGGTGCAACGTCTGTGATAAGAATTCAGAATCATTTAATTTCATATGGACTGACCTGTTGACCTGTTGGCTGATCATAAAATAATTGGCAAAAACATAATCTCAAAACTAATCATTTTCATttgatcttttttcttttaatattgtGTAGTTTCTGCCTCTCAGGTGCTGACTCACAATGGCCTCGGTGGAGGAAGACCTCTCTTGTTCTGTATGCCGGGACATCTTCAACCAATCTCAGCCTTTGCCATGTGGACACAGCTTTTGCTCGTCATGTATCCGTGAGGCATGGATTGACTGCAAACGCCTCGCCTGCCCACAGTGCCAGGATGAGCCATGTGAGGTGCTATGTGACTGCTGCCCTCTTGAGGCAGCAAAGGCATTGGCTGTGAAGACCTGCTTGAGATGTGAAGTGTCACTGTGTGCCCAGCATTTACAGCCTCATTTGGAGCGACCAGTGTTTAGCAGCCACCTTTTAGTGGATCCACTGAGTGACCTCTCCCTACGAAGATGTCCTGCTCATTCAGAGATATACCGTTATTACTGCACTGATgagcgtgtgtatgtgtgcgggGATTGTCTGCTGGATGGGAGCCACGCACAGCACCAAGTTAAGGCCTTGAAGCAGGTGGAGGACGATCTGAAGGTCATCAATATCCTAATTTTTGTTTCAGTCTATTTTTAATACATGAAATATGTAGAATATAAGTGTctttttaaaagacaaactaATACGTCACGTGGCCTCTTCGTACTGCAGGATAATGTAAAATAACCACAATGAGTGTGgtagttttacttttatgttttacaggCCATTCTCAATGTGCTGCTTCAAAAGGTggaagacaaaatacaaaatggagaaaaaattCTCAAAGAACATGAAAACAGTGATTGCACTATAATTGTAAGTCATAACAATCCTTACATCATTTAGTTTGGTCAGTCTCTTCACAGGCAAGATCCATCTTTTTCTCTGCAATAGGAGTCGTTGAAGGAGGATGATGCCCAAGTGGAGCGCATGGGCACAGACCTGGAGGCCCAAGTGAAATCCCTGGTCATGTCTCTAAGAGAGCTGACCgagagacagaggcagcagATCATCAAACGCGTCCACCAAGACTGCACCAAACTGAGACGGGACATGAGCCAGACACAGAGCATCCAGGAGTACCTGTCCGCTCTGCAGGCAGAAACAGACCCCTACCTGCTCATTTGGGTAGGTCTCAGTGCTGATCACACAGTCTTATGTAAGCCAATTTATCTTCTCAACGAGGGGCGTAGGTTTGAGAAATGGATCACACACTGCTTTTGTGCAGCTCCACTGTGTGTTGCCAATTGTTTCTGTGATATTTATGGATATCAAGATATTAttttatgaattttaaaaagatAAGAGAAATACAATTTCACATAGAAACAAAATGTTATTCTTAGTATTTTACTCAcaaagtattttacatttgtttttcattctcTTAGGCTTTTCAGTCAGATGACACAAAGTGAGTCTCGTATGTTCTTGTGGATGTAGTGTCTTCAGCTGTGACTGTATGTAATGTAGCTAGAGAAGATACATAGACATACAAAGAAGTCATGTAGTAGATGTCAAAACCAAAGCAGTAGTGAGCGATTTaactatttgtttgttttttttctgtgtattttagaCTTTTATCTGACTTGAACAGCCCTCCATTCAATCCTGACCCCATCAGTTTGGACAGGAAGCCCGTCTTAGAGGAAATAGAGAGAAGGTACAGAGAGTTCATCACATCCACTCTGCGCAGCCTCAGTGAACTCAAGAGGGAGCTGTGTAAGTCCATTGCGTTTGATGAAATGTTTGGACAAAAAGTACAAACCACAATTATTACCAAACTATTTTTCTGCAACCAGTGACCAGTCCGTTAACCCTGGACTTGAACACAGCTCATCCTCTTCTGAAAGTTGCAGAGGACCTCCACTCTGTCACTCGAATTAACACTCGCCTGTCCCACCTGCCTCACCCTGAACGCTTTGACCACTGGCCCCAGGTCCTCACTGTTCAATCCGTCTCCACTGGGACACACTATTGGGAACTGGAGGCTGAGGGCTTCTGGGACATTGGAATATGCTACAAAAGTATCGGCAGAAAGGGGAAACAGGGCAATGCCTTTGGGAACAACAAGGTGCACACTTTTATTAATACACTTTTATAGGACATctgtcttattttttatttttaagcttaCTTATTAACACTGCTATTTTACACTGATTTCTCCTCAGACTAATGTGGCTCAGTCAATcattattatgaatattataTCTACATATTGTTCAGCTTATTTTTAGACTGTTGTGTAGAGAATGTGACAATGGGGGTGCCACTGCAGTCTCCTCTATTTCTGTAAAGATAGGCTtagaaaagttaaaacattttctaaGCCTAATATTTCATTTCAATCTACTTTAGGTTTCTTGGAGCTTAAATCAGCAGCACGACAGGAAACTGGCTGCTTGGCACAACCGTAAAAAGACCCGCCTCATGCACCAAATGACTGGGAGTCGAGTGGCAGTAGCGCTGGACTACTGTGCAGGCACCATCACCTTCTCTGAGGTGGGACCCTTTGGAAacctcacacacattcacactttcTCAGCATCTCTCACCGAGCCTGTGTGTCTGGGCTTCGGACTCTACAAAGCTGAGCTCAACAGTCGGATATCCATTGTCAAAATTTAAGttttccaaaaaatgttttggagAAATTAGAAATGTGTAGCTCTAATCTAACTCACTTTGAGGAATAAACAGAACAATGTTAACTgattatcttttctttttttccttgaaaaaactgaaaacagatGGCCAAGTTATTAGAAGCAGCTTGTAGTGGGTgaacaaataaatgcaactagATTTAGTTTATACAGATTAGTATGTAAgatcaatatatttatttacggTACATATAAATTACATCACATGCTTCATTTGCTCCCGCCTAATTGTGTAATGTTATTTCACTATGTTTTTTCTTGTTATATTTCCTGCCTTTATATCTACTATAAAGACAAATGATGCACACATTTGCttggtttcatttttattaatcaTGTATTTTCTGTACCAAAAGTGTACCACAATGAGAATGTGACACTTAAAACTCATCTAGTTTGTGCACATATAATATTGTTGTAATTTGTGGAGGTATTAAAGGCATGAGTGGGCGGATGAAGCAGAGAGTGAGAAAGCAGCAAACAGAAGAGGGGTGgctggtgagagggagagacacacggggaggtgagagagaggcgATCAGACGTATGCTGCCTTTATTTAGGTTACAGGGGGACAAAACACATGAGGACTTTTGACTTAAATATCTTCATTGAACCAAACAAGGTAattattaatttacattttactaaACAAGTAGGACTATGGAAAATTGAAAAGAtttatatttctatttgttGTGTATTATTGTAAGAAATATAGCTTGTAATAATGACTGTCTCAGGGTAAATCATTgattaagttttatttatagatttgttACACATCCCAGTACACATATTTCGGGCAgcaataatcaaatcaaaatagcaATATTAATGGTATTAATGGTTGCAAAGGCTACAACAaattagaaaacaaaatattctgttgCCACAGTGTAGTGTTATGCCTCACACCTGCAAATCCTGAAACgtgtgtgattcttgtattttgtttatgtttagcaGCTCACATTTCAATAGATTTACTGTGAACTTTATCTTGATTTTAAAGTTAGAAGAATTGCAATTAGGGGGTTCAAAATCACTGAACCCAGGATTGtgcataaagcttttttttctgattctgaaagCTGCATTGTGAATGTGTTGTTGAATGGGTTTGGGAGGGGTGAGGGGGATATTGTATGTGCATAAAAAGCAGATGGTCACTCAGTGGAGTTGTCCCTAAACCTCAGTTTCCCTCTGCTTCCCTCCTGAGTCCTGCATCCTTCCCTTGACACCCATCCAGATCCTTACCTCATCTATTTTCCCCACTTTCTCACCTAACTGTTTGCTTTTTAGACTGATCCTTGTCTTCTCATGTCTTTTTCTTATCCCCAGCTACTTTCCTTCAGCCTGGTTGTCAGCGCGTGtcaattttttatattatttttgctGAATACAACAGTTTGGTGAGGCCTAACCCATCTGAGACAGCAGCCAAAAAGTAACTTGTTAGATCCAGGATTAATGAACAAGTGAATTGACAGATTGGCGCAAATAAAAGGATTGGACTTAATACTTTGACTATGACTCACcaaatgtgatacttttgatacTGCCCCACAATTTCAATTTCTTGTCAATACTTTGCTGATACTAACTTTTTCAAATAATAACACTATataaacatttcagaacaacacattttgaaaatcCCCAAATATCGCATCCTTAACCATAGCATGTTTTCCCTTACTTTCAATTGTCCATAGTATAGTAGCTAAATTTACCATGCATCCCAGGCCTCTCCCCTTTGGACTCTGTATACTGCTGCTGGGGCTTCTGCTGTGGGGAGCCAATGGTCAGAATGACACTGAGCCCATCGTACTTGAAGGAAAGTGTTTAGTAGTTTGTGACTCCACTCCTTCGTCCGAACCAGCCGGTAATGCCTTGGGGATGTCTGTGCGCTCTGGGTCGGGGCGGGTTGCTTTTTCTGCCAGTCGCCAAACCAACCACGAGCCAACAGACATGAGCAACCGCACAATGATCATCTATTTTGACAATGTGAGTCTCTTTAATGTTTGGATATGAAATTagattaaactgtattttatctttatttaaaggTACTCTTTGTAACTTTTGTTGTAGAGggttggccacctgcttgtctccatggacatgttatcactttgtctggaatcttcaatagtatggtattaaacttctccaaggagacaagcaggtaatgccaccaggccgtcttactccacagatctgatcagtaagaatgtatgtaacttaaaatgaactgttctaTAATtgtctgtacagtgtgttgtgtgcatagtgtgtgtgttacatttgtttttgtgttattgtgGCTGTTCTCTTCGCTGTGCTGTAGACTGTCTAACATAAACCTGCcgagggactgaagatggaaatcAGCCACattggctataatctttacatattaacatttttaaatgttcattaatatgtgctgtccctttacaaataaaaaatgtaagtatttctgagcaataaaaacacttgtaattgagtaaatgtgtgaagtaaagtttttgtgtgtttttgtttaatgtaaCTACAATTACTGCAATTTTAGATATATTTATAACACTATTTACTTTTTGTTAAATTTTCCGTTTGtgtttaatcagattttggtgaaTGTCGGCAATCACTTTGACCAAGAGAGCAGCATCTTCCTGGCACCAAGAAGAGGAGTCTACAGCTTCAACTTCCATGTC is a genomic window containing:
- the sall2 gene encoding sal-like protein 3; translated protein: MSRRKQKQPQQFLYLTSAASRIPENDTPLAVKSHSSLFTPDASLASSFTLQRPQLPCDSSLSHKRPYSVCITETTTETCCKSQPLEKLPLIFTPEILKPPISFTSSLKEIFFNSQMASPKLGLSATTTSSSSSPCASLCPPLHPGSPSRVPEGPPSPVTPVPSPGVTSAAAAPPRMQLSIALILEELRVLQQRQIHQMQITEEICRQVLRLGGASYNIETPSQHSLSTLPQLCLEGDKRAPSPAVTSSGTQPSTSVAPLLACFSSLLPTQSTNTPSKQSSSLSQILQPHKPTVEGSSGSAGAYGFPKVTPQSTAQSPSPMASPTFPLALSLAMPSRHLHEKSSNTTPLSGLSSRNSMPQSISNSQHTQQLPSEADSASTSSGRLLHVCRFCGKSFSSDSALQIHLRSHTGERPFQCPVCFSRFTTRGNLKVHFLRHREQNPELSLSLLPPSLFGMALGSSGGLDIGQTLNSGNSQKMRKRFEEGPEVSGTSTALSGGGTEKSTPSSLPLPPTVDLALLSQSLLQLNRAAAAVASITPSSTAASSSTSSALSSSLFSNPPLVSPSTLTGVFKSSKQQHFDENTPPHVPVLSPGSYSQLAQHSKLLFPSVSSSPAASIFSHPALGFLRSPIPTNPNLHHLTSTSHPPIAFTSSSLERPSCPSTTAQCSLSSSIPTSTPTSETSKLQRLVEKLEKVSSQTSSLWVPSSSTVTSSGLPSCCFTNASTSTTYVMASPTSSALVDTSVSNLAHNVVAALGLSANGSNNLAGGQLSSYNMIGLTSNLVANQCGVCLRVMSCPRALRLHQATHLGERPFPCKLCGRSFSTKGSLRSHLATHHARPANARLQNSCPLCQRKFTNALVLQHHIRMHLGGQLPPGSSDDPTAQTSEQCNNKALTQSQSQSTEPGTSKAPFFENDLPKGPVLNSQNQTSAALSVSVTHDTKSKDECGSASASPRLTTLPISESPSGPCTEPTPPRSVDQTSSLLPSDDQQTEEGTGVSDPQTNTESQASLSNASPEPCVAKSTMSSTAETIESLMDLEEAEASTSSDIFPCAGSSIENICETLACLTPDPTQSQETSLVNTPQILSDSKSPEPAKVEKDNISKSGTPKQDYLSDKDPKTPSALETVDPTGGEVNSPPASAFIKETQKHFNYGSYEKEDTVEFGEAVDVPISLTPTLPSPMSRPEKKTYCCAECGKEYASRSGLKGHMKHHGVYSKTRPSARSSRSSSDTVKTSVSSLNVPATRSSASFWNQYKTLLNTSAETHDAPSGSQGESEPARSVRSARSRMESRAAVEAHKGDET
- the trim110 gene encoding E3 ubiquitin/ISG15 ligase TRIM25; amino-acid sequence: MASVEEDLSCSVCRDIFNQSQPLPCGHSFCSSCIREAWIDCKRLACPQCQDEPCEVLCDCCPLEAAKALAVKTCLRCEVSLCAQHLQPHLERPVFSSHLLVDPLSDLSLRRCPAHSEIYRYYCTDERVYVCGDCLLDGSHAQHQVKALKQVEDDLKAILNVLLQKVEDKIQNGEKILKEHENSDCTIIESLKEDDAQVERMGTDLEAQVKSLVMSLRELTERQRQQIIKRVHQDCTKLRRDMSQTQSIQEYLSALQAETDPYLLIWAFQSDDTKLLSDLNSPPFNPDPISLDRKPVLEEIERRYREFITSTLRSLSELKRELLTSPLTLDLNTAHPLLKVAEDLHSVTRINTRLSHLPHPERFDHWPQVLTVQSVSTGTHYWELEAEGFWDIGICYKSIGRKGKQGNAFGNNKVSWSLNQQHDRKLAAWHNRKKTRLMHQMTGSRVAVALDYCAGTITFSEVGPFGNLTHIHTFSASLTEPVCLGFGLYKAELNSRISIVKI
- the cbln12 gene encoding cerebellin 12, whose product is MHPRPLPFGLCILLLGLLLWGANGQNDTEPIVLEGKCLVVCDSTPSSEPAGNALGMSVRSGSGRVAFSASRQTNHEPTDMSNRTMIIYFDNILVNVGNHFDQESSIFLAPRRGVYSFNFHVVKAYNRQTIQVSLMVNGWPMISAFAGDQDVTREAATNAGLVIMEKGDKAYLRLERGNLMGGWKYSTFSGFLVFPL